Proteins from one Robertmurraya sp. FSL R5-0851 genomic window:
- a CDS encoding cupredoxin domain-containing protein: MKKKGFLSLLFLGLVLLLAACSGNESSEPNNNEETAENQTSEQSEDTGSQDASTINITASNWEFDQSEITVKAGEEVNIALTNSEGYHGLAIDEFDIDIQGDGMATFTPEEPGEYKIYCSVPCGNGHATMVTTLIVV; the protein is encoded by the coding sequence TTGAAAAAAAAGGGGTTCTTATCACTACTATTTTTAGGTTTGGTTTTACTGCTTGCAGCATGTAGTGGAAATGAAAGTAGTGAGCCAAATAATAATGAAGAAACTGCAGAAAATCAGACAAGTGAACAATCAGAAGATACGGGTTCTCAGGATGCTTCAACTATTAATATCACAGCAAGTAACTGGGAATTTGATCAGTCAGAAATTACTGTTAAAGCCGGTGAAGAAGTGAACATTGCTCTTACAAATAGTGAAGGATATCATGGACTAGCAATTGATGAATTTGATATTGATATTCAAGGAGATGGGATGGCGACATTTACACCTGAAGAACCAGGTGAATATAAGATATATTGTAGTGTTCCGTGTGGTAATGGACACGCTACCATGGTGACAACCTTAATTGTAGTATAA